Part of the Streptomyces sp. NBC_00457 genome, CCGGCCTGATCAAGGCCCCCTGCCGCGTGGTGTGGACGGTGGAGGAACACCGCAGGGCCGGCTGGGCGTACGGCACCCTCACCGGCCACCCCGAGTGCGGCGAGGAGGCCTTCCTCGTCGAACGCACCGGCGACGGCACCGTCTGGCTGACGGTGTCCGCCTTCAGCCGGGGCGCGAAGTGGTACGCACGGGCGGGCGGTCCGGCGACGCGGGGACTGCAGCATGCGTACGCCCGCCGGCTCGGCGCGACCCTGCGCAGGCTGTGCGCACCGCACGAGGAGTTCTGAGGGTCACCTCATCAGCAGGCCCGCCCCCTCCACGACGTCCTCCGAAGGAACCGCCAGCAGTCCCAGTTCCGCGCTCGACGCCAGCAACCGGTGCGCGGGCAGAATCCGCACCGTGTAGCCGTACGGCCCGGTCCGGTCGAGGGAGAGCGGACCCTCGTACACCCACCGCCCGTCCAGATCCGGCCCGCCGACCGGCTTCAGCGGCACCGTCGCCGCGTCGGTGATCCGGTCCTCCGGGTCGACGCGGCCCGACACCGCCTGCACCTCCACGTCGTCGGGTGCGAGGTCGCCGAGGCCGACCCGGACCCGCAGACCGAGGGTCGTGCCGAGTTCGGCGGTGGCCGAGGCGGCGGACGTCTCCACATGGTCGACGGTCACCGCGTGCCAGGCCGACCGCACCCGCCGCTTCCAGACGGCGAGTTCCCGGGCGGAGTCCGGCGTCATCGCGCGGTGCGCGTGTGCGGCGGGGGTGTAGAGCCGCTCGACGTACTCCCGCACCATGCGCCCGGCCAGCACCTTCGGCCCGAGCAGGGTGAGGGTCTGGCGGACCATCTCGATCCACCGGTCGGGCAGCCCGCCCGGTCCGCGCTCGTAGAAGCGCGGGGTCACCCGCTGTTCCAGCAGGTCGTACAGCGCCGAGGCCTCTATGTCGTCGCGCCGGTCCGGGTCCGTGCTCGTGCCGTCCGCCGTGGGGATGGCCCAGCCGAAGTCCGGCTGGAACCACTCGTCCCACCAGCCGTCCAGCACGGACAGGTTGAGGCAGCCGTTGAGCGCCGCCTTCATGCCGCTGGTGCCGCAGGCCTCCAGCGGCCTCAGCGGGTTGTTCAGCCAGATGTCGCAGCCGGGGTAGAGCTTCTGCGCCATCGCCATGCCGTAGTCGGGCAGGAAGACGATGCGGTGGCGCACCCGCGGGTCGTCCGCGAACCGGACCAGCTCCTGCACCAGCCGCTTTCCGCCGTCGTCCGCCGGATGCGCCTTTCCGGCAACCACGATCTGGATGGGCCGCTCGGGGTGCAGCAGCAGGTCCATCAGCCGGTCGCGGTCGCGCAGCATCAGCGTCAGCCGCTTGTACGACGGGACGCGCCGCGCGAACCCGATCGTCAGCACGTCCGGATCCAGCACGCCGTCGATCCAGCCCAGCTCGGCGCTCCCGGCCCCGCGTTGCCGCCAGGAGGCCCGCAGCCGCTGCCGTACCTCCACGACCAGCTGCTCACGCAGGACCCGTCGCAGCTCGAAGATGTCCTGGTCCGGGATCTCCGCCACCGCGTCCCAGCGGTCCGAGCCGCCGACGGTCAGCGCGTCCTCGGTGCGCTGGGCGCCGATCTGCCGCGCGCCCAGCCGGAAGACCTCGGGGGCCACCCAGGTCGGGGCGTGCACGCCGTTCGTCACCGAGGTGATCGGCACCTCGTCGGGGTCGAATCCCGGCCACAGCCCGGAGAACATCTCCCTGCTGACATGGCCGTGCAGCAGGGAGACGCCGTTGGCGCGCTGGCCGAGGCGCAGGCCCATCACGGCCATGTTGAAGAGGTTCGGTTCGCCGCCCGGGTAGGTCTCCA contains:
- a CDS encoding DUF1990 family protein, giving the protein MSFTYDDVGATRERGFCPPGFHPMNVRTRIGEGEPVFRRASEAVLTWEMHRAMGVGIEASAERAEPGVDVTVTLAGLIKAPCRVVWTVEEHRRAGWAYGTLTGHPECGEEAFLVERTGDGTVWLTVSAFSRGAKWYARAGGPATRGLQHAYARRLGATLRRLCAPHEEF
- a CDS encoding glycosyltransferase family 1 protein; the protein is MKAIRRFTVRPVLPESLQPLSDLARNLRWSWHTETRDLFQSVDPERWAASDGDPVRLLGSVPTERLAELAEDRPFLRRLSAVADDLNDYVTGDRWYQTQSAELPTAVAYFSPEFGITAALPQYSGGLGILAGDHLKAASDLGVPLIGVGLLYRHGYFRQTLSRDGWQQEHYPVLDPNELPVALLKEPDGTPAQVSIALPGGRSLHARVWLAQVGRVPLLMLDSDVEDNDHGERGVTDRLYGGGSEHRLLQEMLLGIGGVRAVRTYCRLTGHPAPEVFHTNEGHAGFLGLERIAELVDGGLDFEAALEAVRAGTVFTTHTPVPAGIDRFDRELVATHFGPGAELPRIDVEHILHLGMETYPGGEPNLFNMAVMGLRLGQRANGVSLLHGHVSREMFSGLWPGFDPDEVPITSVTNGVHAPTWVAPEVFRLGARQIGAQRTEDALTVGGSDRWDAVAEIPDQDIFELRRVLREQLVVEVRQRLRASWRQRGAGSAELGWIDGVLDPDVLTIGFARRVPSYKRLTLMLRDRDRLMDLLLHPERPIQIVVAGKAHPADDGGKRLVQELVRFADDPRVRHRIVFLPDYGMAMAQKLYPGCDIWLNNPLRPLEACGTSGMKAALNGCLNLSVLDGWWDEWFQPDFGWAIPTADGTSTDPDRRDDIEASALYDLLEQRVTPRFYERGPGGLPDRWIEMVRQTLTLLGPKVLAGRMVREYVERLYTPAAHAHRAMTPDSARELAVWKRRVRSAWHAVTVDHVETSAASATAELGTTLGLRVRVGLGDLAPDDVEVQAVSGRVDPEDRITDAATVPLKPVGGPDLDGRWVYEGPLSLDRTGPYGYTVRILPAHRLLASSAELGLLAVPSEDVVEGAGLLMR